A single region of the Candidatus Aenigmatarchaeota archaeon genome encodes:
- the ftsZ gene encoding cell division protein FtsZ, with protein MTIQDLFESAFAVDNKAQKKSEERAGAITSDEKKIYNKESVNIKDLAAEMKSEFGIESYTPKIYVVGCGGMGSNVISSLTELGILGAQTVALNTDAAHLVMTKAHKKILIGKDLTKGLGAGGEPNVGAKAAEESKNEVRELLKGANLVFIVTGLGGGTGSGSAPVVAKIAKEQGAVVIATATLPFQIEGARMGKAEDALYNLRQASDTVIVIENQRLLEFAGNRPLRESFKLCDQVISQMVKGVTETISQPSLVNLDYADVRTIMRSGGVSTIGIGLANSSDKAKEAVKQALSHPLLNVDYAGATGALIQIIGGPDLKLEEVNEVGQTVTKHMSQEAQTIWGARILDEMEGKIQVITIVTGVKSPYILGPMEQRKPGEVQTESSASLGIEVFR; from the coding sequence ATGACCATACAAGATCTATTCGAATCCGCGTTTGCGGTGGACAATAAGGCACAGAAGAAAAGCGAAGAGAGAGCCGGGGCAATAACGAGCGACGAAAAGAAAATCTACAATAAGGAAAGCGTCAACATCAAGGACCTGGCAGCAGAGATGAAGAGCGAATTTGGAATCGAAAGCTACACACCGAAGATATATGTCGTTGGCTGTGGCGGCATGGGCTCAAATGTCATCAGCAGTTTGACCGAACTGGGAATCCTAGGGGCTCAAACCGTGGCATTGAACACAGATGCCGCTCACCTCGTCATGACAAAGGCGCACAAGAAAATCCTTATCGGGAAAGACCTTACAAAAGGGCTTGGCGCTGGAGGAGAGCCGAACGTTGGCGCAAAAGCAGCCGAGGAAAGCAAAAATGAAGTGAGGGAACTGCTCAAAGGGGCAAACCTCGTCTTCATAGTTACTGGCCTTGGCGGCGGTACAGGAAGCGGCTCCGCGCCAGTTGTAGCAAAAATTGCCAAAGAGCAGGGAGCAGTCGTCATCGCGACAGCGACACTTCCTTTCCAGATAGAAGGCGCAAGGATGGGGAAGGCAGAGGACGCGCTCTACAATCTCAGGCAGGCATCGGACACCGTAATCGTCATAGAGAACCAGCGGCTTTTGGAGTTTGCCGGAAACAGGCCTTTGAGGGAATCCTTCAAGCTGTGCGACCAGGTAATATCGCAGATGGTAAAGGGAGTTACCGAAACAATATCCCAGCCGTCTCTTGTTAACCTGGACTACGCAGATGTAAGGACCATCATGAGGTCTGGAGGCGTTTCCACTATTGGAATCGGCCTCGCAAACTCTTCAGACAAGGCAAAGGAAGCAGTAAAACAGGCACTAAGCCATCCATTGCTAAATGTCGACTATGCCGGAGCAACAGGCGCCCTGATACAAATCATCGGCGGCCCTGACTTGAAGCTGGAGGAAGTAAACGAAGTCGGACAGACGGTCACAAAGCACATGTCTCAGGAAGCGCAGACCATTTGGGGAGCAAGGATCCTGGATGAGATGGAAGGCAAAATCCAGGTAATCACCATAGTCACAGGTGTTAAGTCTCCATACATCCTTGGCCCAATGGAACAGAGAAAGCCCGGAGAAGTGCAGACCGAGTCATCCGCCAGCTTAGGCATAGAGGTTTTCAGATAA
- a CDS encoding PQ-loop repeat-containing protein translates to MKGFFRSCFFKFSAITTIGRLYALKLSKYPSSFLWKLNRKDQCKVIYGLEIIGYLGGFLIAIALAPQLIKTWKTKSARDISLLWTSISLTGLILYGVYAALNGVYPLLTFAVIEAA, encoded by the coding sequence ATGAAGGGGTTCTTCCGGAGTTGCTTTTTCAAGTTCAGCGCCATAACAACTATTGGCAGATTATACGCCCTTAAGCTTTCTAAATACCCTTCTAGCTTCCTCTGGAAGCTTAACCGTAAAGACCAATGCAAGGTTATATATGGTCTGGAAATTATCGGCTACCTCGGCGGATTTCTCATTGCAATAGCATTAGCCCCTCAGCTGATAAAAACCTGGAAAACTAAGTCTGCAAGGGACATTTCTCTCCTCTGGACGAGCATCTCACTCACTGGGCTTATCCTGTACGGCGTATATGCCGCGCTAAACGGAGTTTATCCCCTTCTAACCTTTGCTGTGATAGAGGCAGCATGA
- a CDS encoding tRNA-dihydrouridine synthase family protein yields MALNLKKQLRKNPFILAPMAGVTDIAFRELCEEMGASYTCSELMPVEGLARGKVPRSLYERRNLRINCIQLFGSVSESFSKAVEAIRDEADIIDINFGCPAYTLTSRNCGSVLLKDPGSVGKIVSAAVKMSGAPVTAKIRLGYKQKNYLDIAREIEQAGAEAITLHARTAEQKYSGRADWQAIKALYEQSGILIIGNGDIKSEEDIDRYLGTYADGLMVGRAAMGNPAIFKSFCHYFRTGELLEREGKEYQKKLFAKYLDKLKGTEILGDLVRLRLQATWFFRGFNGSKDLRVKILSSESLSEVLDHVENF; encoded by the coding sequence ATGGCGCTGAACTTGAAAAAGCAACTCCGGAAGAACCCCTTCATTCTTGCCCCAATGGCGGGAGTTACCGATATCGCATTCAGGGAACTTTGCGAGGAGATGGGCGCCTCGTACACCTGCTCGGAGCTTATGCCAGTTGAGGGATTGGCGAGGGGGAAGGTGCCAAGATCTCTTTATGAAAGAAGGAACCTCAGGATAAACTGCATCCAGCTCTTTGGCTCGGTTTCGGAAAGCTTTTCAAAGGCAGTAGAAGCCATACGGGACGAAGCAGATATAATTGACATAAACTTTGGCTGCCCTGCTTATACACTGACAAGCAGGAACTGCGGCTCCGTGCTTCTAAAAGACCCGGGAAGTGTTGGCAAAATAGTGTCTGCTGCCGTCAAAATGTCTGGGGCTCCTGTGACTGCGAAGATTCGCCTTGGGTACAAGCAGAAGAACTACCTGGATATAGCAAGGGAAATCGAGCAGGCAGGAGCCGAAGCAATAACCCTGCATGCAAGGACTGCTGAGCAGAAGTATTCTGGGAGGGCGGACTGGCAGGCCATAAAGGCTCTTTATGAGCAGTCAGGCATTTTGATTATTGGAAATGGAGATATAAAGTCCGAAGAGGATATCGACAGGTATCTTGGAACTTACGCTGATGGGCTTATGGTTGGGCGGGCTGCGATGGGAAACCCGGCAATATTCAAGAGCTTTTGCCATTATTTTCGGACAGGGGAACTGCTTGAGAGGGAGGGAAAAGAATACCAAAAAAAATTATTTGCCAAATACCTGGATAAGCTGAAAGGCACAGAAATCCTTGGCGATCTTGTGCGGCTCCGGCTTCAGGCCACCTGGTTTTTCAGGGGTTTCAATGGATCAAAGGATCTTAGGGTAAAAATATTGTCTTCGGAGAGTTTATCTGAAGTTCTGGATCATGTGGAGAATTTTTAA